A stretch of the Sulfurospirillum sp. UCH001 genome encodes the following:
- a CDS encoding undecaprenyl-diphosphate phosphatase — translation MDIFQSIIMGMVEGFTEFLPVSSTGHMIVTADFLGIKQDSVTKAYEIIIQFAAILAVVLAYKDKFTFKKIELWKKIFVAFLPIGIIAFIFSKQIKALFSVDVVATMFIIGGVVFLIAEKYYKPKEHFINDVEKVSYKQAFLIGCAQLAGLVPGTSRSGSTILGAMFVGLTRKASAEFSFLLAFPVMTAATGYSIVKNFNEFNVDNLVVLGVGFVIAFITAYLSIKLFLKFLQRYTFVSFGVYRIIFGVVLLAYY, via the coding sequence GTGGATATATTTCAGTCAATCATCATGGGAATGGTCGAGGGCTTCACGGAGTTTTTGCCCGTTTCATCAACAGGTCATATGATCGTAACAGCCGATTTTTTAGGTATTAAACAAGACAGTGTAACAAAAGCGTATGAGATTATCATTCAGTTTGCGGCAATTTTAGCGGTAGTTTTAGCCTACAAAGATAAGTTTACGTTCAAAAAAATCGAGTTGTGGAAAAAAATCTTTGTTGCATTTTTACCGATTGGTATTATTGCGTTTATCTTCTCTAAGCAGATCAAAGCACTTTTTAGTGTTGATGTCGTAGCAACGATGTTTATCATCGGTGGTGTCGTCTTTTTGATAGCGGAAAAGTATTATAAACCTAAAGAGCATTTTATCAATGATGTTGAAAAGGTAAGTTATAAACAAGCGTTTTTGATTGGGTGTGCTCAATTAGCGGGCTTAGTTCCAGGAACATCGCGTTCAGGATCAACTATTTTAGGTGCTATGTTTGTAGGATTGACACGAAAGGCGAGTGCAGAGTTCTCATTTTTGCTCGCTTTTCCGGTGATGACTGCTGCAACGGGGTATAGTATCGTTAAAAATTTTAATGAATTCAATGTCGATAATCTCGTAGTTTTAGGCGTTGGTTTTGTGATAGCCTTTATTACAGCATATCTTTCGATTAAACTCTTTTTGAAGTTTTTACAGCGCTATACGTTTGTCTCTTTTGGCGTTTACCGCATCATTTTTGGAGTGGTACTTTTAGCATATTATTAA
- a CDS encoding flavin reductase family protein encodes MLLDFSKLDETSIYKLISNTVTPRPIAWISTEHNGIVNLAPFSYFIPLSSEPPMLIVSIGKKEDESPKDTLANFLAGSKVTINFVHKELRAIMSQSATSLDYTQSEFEHFGIEGKKMLEDYPMMVKDTKAALFCSFVKTLPIEGSETTPCLLHIEHAYYADDVIDERLHVCLENVGRVGGKFLINGEIIS; translated from the coding sequence ATGCTTTTAGATTTTTCAAAACTGGATGAAACGAGCATCTATAAACTCATCTCAAATACTGTCACCCCACGTCCCATTGCATGGATAAGCACTGAACACAATGGCATTGTAAACCTTGCACCTTTTAGCTACTTTATACCACTCTCCTCAGAACCTCCCATGCTTATTGTCTCCATTGGAAAAAAAGAGGATGAGAGCCCAAAAGATACTCTTGCCAATTTTTTAGCAGGCTCAAAAGTGACCATCAACTTCGTACATAAAGAACTAAGAGCTATTATGAGCCAAAGTGCGACATCATTGGATTATACGCAAAGTGAATTTGAACACTTTGGTATTGAAGGAAAGAAAATGCTGGAGGACTATCCTATGATGGTCAAAGACACTAAAGCGGCACTCTTTTGCAGCTTTGTCAAAACATTGCCTATTGAAGGTAGTGAAACCACACCATGCTTACTGCACATTGAACATGCGTATTATGCTGATGATGTGATCGATGAGCGTTTACATGTGTGTCTCGAAAATGTGGGACGTGTGGGTGGTAAATTTCTTATAAACGGAGAAATTATCTCCTAG
- a CDS encoding HlyD family type I secretion periplasmic adaptor subunit — MISKMMIEKRWNYYVTVAPIALFFLVFLIWSALSEIDEVVRGNGKIVPSGQTKVLQHLEGGIVSEILVKEGDHVMVNQPIYQLNQAFFTADIRGKDLDRVSLQAKEQRLVSLIENKELVFDKAFVDEYPQIAHNEMQIFQSERQNSTERLSGVSQKVEQRSYELKELEIRQKNLALELNMAVENTTIAEQLMKSGAGSRKEYLLEMSKKQNLITQVDEVKNQVPVVQGKYQEAIHELGSTRSDIQSKLLNELKDVRVKLSQLSQQSEASIDRANRLLITSPVNGIVNVLYFHTVGGTIKAGDKVAEITPIEEGLMIEANIKASDRGRIWVGQKANIEITAYDYARYGMIEGELVSISPDSFTTQKGEIFYAIKVKASKDRLGPNLPIMPGMEAGVNIITGKRTVLGYILLPLKRMGKNALLEP, encoded by the coding sequence ATGATAAGTAAAATGATGATTGAAAAGCGATGGAATTACTATGTGACAGTTGCACCCATTGCACTTTTTTTCCTTGTATTTTTGATCTGGTCAGCACTCAGTGAAATCGACGAGGTTGTGCGAGGTAATGGCAAAATTGTACCTTCTGGGCAGACAAAAGTGTTGCAACACTTAGAAGGAGGCATCGTCTCTGAGATTTTGGTCAAAGAGGGCGATCATGTTATGGTCAATCAGCCTATTTATCAGCTGAATCAAGCATTTTTTACAGCAGATATTCGAGGGAAAGATTTGGACCGTGTCTCTTTACAGGCAAAAGAGCAACGTTTGGTCAGTTTGATAGAAAACAAAGAATTGGTTTTTGATAAAGCTTTTGTCGATGAATACCCTCAAATCGCCCACAATGAGATGCAGATTTTTCAAAGTGAGCGCCAAAATAGTACAGAGCGACTGAGTGGTGTTTCTCAAAAAGTTGAACAACGCTCTTATGAGCTTAAAGAGCTTGAGATACGTCAAAAGAACTTGGCTTTAGAACTGAATATGGCTGTTGAAAACACAACCATTGCAGAACAATTGATGAAATCAGGTGCAGGCTCTCGCAAAGAGTATCTTTTAGAGATGAGCAAAAAACAAAACCTCATTACCCAAGTAGATGAAGTAAAAAACCAAGTTCCCGTTGTTCAAGGCAAGTACCAAGAGGCGATTCATGAGCTTGGTTCCACACGTTCAGACATTCAATCTAAATTATTGAATGAGCTTAAAGATGTGCGCGTCAAGCTTTCACAACTCTCACAGCAAAGTGAAGCGAGTATTGATAGGGCTAACCGCCTTTTAATTACCTCACCCGTGAACGGCATTGTCAATGTCCTTTACTTTCATACAGTGGGTGGAACCATCAAAGCAGGTGATAAAGTTGCTGAGATAACGCCAATAGAAGAGGGTTTGATGATTGAGGCGAACATCAAAGCCTCAGATCGTGGACGTATTTGGGTAGGGCAAAAAGCAAATATCGAAATTACGGCGTATGATTATGCGCGTTATGGCATGATAGAAGGCGAGCTTGTCTCCATTAGCCCCGATAGTTTCACTACACAAAAAGGCGAAATTTTTTACGCCATCAAAGTGAAAGCATCCAAAGACAGACTAGGACCAAATCTTCCTATCATGCCAGGTATGGAAGCAGGGGTAAATATCATCACGGGTAAACGAACCGTGCTAGGATATATCCTACTTCCACTGAAACGTATGGGGAAAAATGCACTTTTAGAGCCTTGA
- a CDS encoding ATP-binding cassette domain-containing protein: MKSTTPIESRSNEKDTLLLAFKYILDFYYGNVSFETIERILGHENENISIDDIRHGASDFGLHFDEVELGSDVIDSHLFPAIVVSKQGDVNIVTILEDRGMVIIDPSSSQQESITFEALKERFELFLSFYKELGYKNILTQDDKSKAWFWQHLLNAKPDIIRVGVLTLFINLFIILVPMYAMNVYNRVIPNFAVETLFVLSIGIVLIFLFDALFKMARVYILESMGKKIGTLLEEETLKRILLIQSGHDHLLAGSKANLFREVTQIRDFFMSKSIAMALDLPFVFLTLLVIYLISPSIAVMTFVCALVVIGINLAFQVAIFGWSKKLFHDGQMKHNFLFETIKGIETLKLNNAITKRLFKWRQLVNFYNFVNLKIQMHSNVAMNLSAIVMQLATVLTLVIGVYEIQDKNLTIGALVALGILVSRAMIPVVNISTILMKYKEFKEALESINRFWHLPLETQKSIEIGVQTLEGEIEFNNVTYTYAGSKNPSLFNATFKIKAGEKVGFIGRTGAGKSTILRLLSGLDTPQTGTVHIDGHEINTLHPVELRSHIGIMPQEPFLFAGTLKDNIEIGINIGKERLIKLLKMTGLDELVKRSGEGENFQVGENGNRLSVGQRHLVGLARALINDPSIVILDEPTTGMDIGLEKEMVDHLKPMLRTKTLLVITHRFAALELVDRVIVVNNGRLVADGPKDEILRQLQGKQP; encoded by the coding sequence ATGAAATCAACAACACCTATTGAAAGTAGAAGTAACGAAAAAGATACGTTACTACTTGCTTTCAAATATATTCTCGATTTTTATTATGGCAATGTTTCATTTGAGACGATAGAGCGTATCTTAGGGCATGAGAACGAAAATATCAGTATTGACGATATCCGTCATGGCGCAAGTGATTTTGGGCTCCATTTTGATGAGGTGGAACTTGGTTCTGATGTGATTGACTCGCATCTGTTCCCTGCCATTGTTGTTTCTAAACAAGGAGATGTGAACATTGTGACGATCTTAGAAGATCGTGGTATGGTGATTATCGATCCTTCATCGTCTCAGCAAGAGAGTATTACTTTTGAAGCCCTCAAAGAGCGCTTTGAGCTTTTTTTGAGTTTTTACAAAGAGCTTGGTTATAAAAATATTCTCACACAAGATGACAAAAGCAAAGCATGGTTTTGGCAACATCTTTTAAATGCGAAGCCTGATATCATTCGTGTGGGAGTGTTAACGCTCTTTATCAATCTTTTTATCATTCTTGTGCCAATGTACGCGATGAACGTTTACAACAGAGTCATCCCTAATTTTGCGGTGGAAACACTTTTTGTTTTAAGCATAGGCATTGTACTTATCTTTTTATTTGATGCGCTCTTTAAGATGGCGAGAGTGTACATCTTGGAGAGTATGGGTAAAAAAATCGGCACACTCTTAGAAGAAGAGACACTTAAACGTATTTTGCTGATTCAAAGTGGGCATGACCATCTTTTAGCAGGTTCTAAAGCCAATTTATTTCGTGAAGTTACTCAAATAAGGGACTTTTTTATGTCAAAAAGTATTGCTATGGCACTTGATTTGCCATTTGTCTTTCTGACACTTTTAGTGATTTATCTGATTTCCCCTTCTATTGCGGTGATGACATTTGTCTGTGCTCTTGTAGTTATAGGCATCAACCTAGCATTTCAAGTAGCTATTTTTGGATGGAGTAAAAAACTGTTTCATGATGGACAGATGAAGCATAACTTTTTGTTTGAGACCATCAAAGGCATTGAAACACTTAAGCTTAATAATGCGATTACCAAGCGTCTTTTCAAATGGCGTCAATTGGTCAATTTTTATAACTTTGTGAACTTAAAAATTCAGATGCATTCTAATGTTGCAATGAACCTCTCTGCTATTGTTATGCAGTTAGCAACGGTTCTTACGTTGGTCATTGGTGTGTATGAGATTCAAGATAAAAACTTGACGATTGGTGCATTGGTCGCTTTGGGTATCTTAGTCTCACGCGCAATGATTCCTGTGGTGAATATCTCAACTATTTTGATGAAATACAAAGAGTTTAAAGAGGCATTAGAATCCATCAATCGTTTTTGGCACTTACCGCTTGAGACACAAAAATCGATTGAGATTGGTGTGCAAACACTTGAGGGTGAAATCGAATTTAACAATGTCACTTATACTTATGCAGGCTCTAAAAATCCTTCACTTTTCAATGCCACATTTAAGATTAAAGCGGGCGAAAAAGTAGGTTTTATCGGTCGAACAGGTGCAGGAAAAAGTACTATTTTAAGGCTTCTCTCAGGCCTTGATACCCCTCAAACAGGTACCGTGCATATTGATGGGCATGAGATCAACACCTTGCACCCAGTAGAGCTAAGATCGCACATTGGTATCATGCCACAAGAACCTTTTTTATTTGCAGGCACACTCAAAGACAATATTGAAATAGGCATCAACATTGGCAAAGAACGCCTTATCAAATTGCTTAAAATGACTGGACTTGATGAATTAGTCAAGCGTTCAGGTGAGGGTGAAAACTTTCAAGTCGGTGAAAATGGTAATCGCCTTTCTGTGGGACAGAGGCATCTTGTTGGACTGGCAAGAGCACTTATTAATGATCCTTCCATTGTCATTCTTGATGAACCGACAACAGGAATGGATATCGGGTTAGAAAAAGAGATGGTAGATCATCTTAAGCCGATGCTACGGACTAAAACCTTGCTTGTGATCACACACCGCTTTGCAGCTTTAGAATTGGTTGATAGAGTCATCGTTGTCAACAATGGTCGTTTAGTCGCTGATGGTCCAAAAGATGAGATTTTACGACAATTGCAAGGTAAACAACCATGA
- a CDS encoding tetratricopeptide repeat protein, with protein MALPIIETGDIFLKDLEYPSAILCYKKALTYPLEKKSHIRVLNNLAVAYKRAKLYEDAFAILKVGLSHDDAYVPFYSNLASLYRLHNAHQKAADMLQKAIALGHQLSDYLALIDLLRHLHQFSDALQIASSMVRDFPNEYEAHLIVGNLYTSIKNYPHALIAYQKAIAIDPSKTQAYNNIGVAYKELGESDNALRAYENVLKINSKDAAAFNNLGNLWRSLGQIDKALASLKQAIVLQSDFADAYSNIGAIYKEKKNYALAMPYYQKALALNPNHTNANFDVALIELSLGNYRGGWKRYEHRLKMSELLVKTQPYKTPMWRGQSLVGKTLLLQNEQGYGDNIMFIRYAPLLAKLGARVLVRTRTELMELFRSIPAIQAIYSEEEAIPEHDYYLPLLSAPFYLGTTRETIPSTFPYLMSSQKYSYDFKPRHYHIGLVWSGSNTHKGHHERYVGLERFKDLLDCEGIVWHSLQVGQDADEIKQQGLEEKIIDHSAELTTFAKTASLINHLDMVITTDTSVAHLCGALDKKGFVLVPHPADWRWGQEGDTAPWYRSLTLLRQEEHGNWHTVMMKLKEQLEQLREGRETLGGRC; from the coding sequence ATGGCTTTACCTATAATAGAAACGGGAGATATTTTTCTAAAAGATTTGGAGTATCCCTCTGCTATTCTATGCTATAAAAAAGCATTAACATACCCTTTGGAAAAAAAGAGCCATATTCGGGTTTTGAATAATCTTGCCGTTGCGTATAAACGTGCAAAATTATACGAAGATGCTTTTGCTATTCTCAAAGTGGGCTTGAGCCATGATGATGCTTATGTGCCGTTTTACAGTAATCTCGCTTCGTTGTATCGTCTCCATAATGCCCATCAAAAAGCCGCAGATATGCTTCAAAAAGCTATTGCTTTAGGGCATCAATTGAGCGATTATTTGGCATTGATTGATTTGTTGCGTCATCTTCATCAGTTTTCCGATGCTCTTCAGATTGCATCTTCTATGGTACGGGATTTTCCGAATGAATATGAAGCGCATCTTATTGTAGGAAATCTTTATACGTCTATCAAAAATTATCCTCATGCGCTTATTGCCTATCAAAAGGCCATAGCGATTGACCCTTCAAAAACGCAAGCGTACAATAACATAGGCGTCGCGTATAAAGAGTTAGGAGAGAGTGATAACGCACTTAGAGCGTATGAGAATGTTCTTAAAATCAATTCAAAAGATGCTGCTGCTTTTAATAATCTTGGCAATTTATGGCGTAGCCTTGGACAAATAGATAAAGCGTTAGCATCACTTAAACAAGCAATTGTATTGCAGTCAGATTTTGCAGATGCTTATAGTAACATAGGTGCTATTTATAAAGAAAAAAAGAATTATGCTCTAGCAATGCCTTATTATCAAAAAGCATTAGCGCTTAATCCAAATCATACCAATGCTAACTTTGATGTTGCACTCATAGAACTCTCTTTAGGAAATTATCGTGGTGGATGGAAAAGGTATGAACATCGGTTAAAAATGAGTGAGTTGCTTGTGAAAACGCAACCTTATAAAACACCAATGTGGCGAGGTCAGAGTCTGGTTGGTAAAACGCTACTGTTGCAAAACGAGCAAGGCTATGGCGATAACATTATGTTTATACGTTATGCACCATTATTGGCAAAATTGGGTGCTCGAGTCTTAGTGCGCACAAGAACAGAGTTGATGGAGCTTTTTCGATCCATACCCGCAATTCAAGCAATTTATAGTGAAGAAGAAGCCATTCCTGAGCACGATTATTACTTGCCTTTACTCTCAGCACCTTTTTATTTGGGCACAACACGTGAGACGATCCCAAGTACGTTTCCGTATCTCATGAGCTCGCAAAAGTATTCGTATGATTTTAAGCCTAGACACTATCACATTGGTTTGGTGTGGAGTGGAAGTAATACGCATAAAGGGCACCATGAACGTTATGTGGGGTTAGAAAGATTCAAAGATCTGCTTGATTGTGAAGGTATTGTATGGCATTCGCTGCAAGTAGGGCAAGACGCAGATGAAATCAAACAGCAAGGGTTGGAAGAAAAAATTATCGACCATAGCGCAGAGCTTACAACATTTGCTAAAACGGCTTCTCTTATCAACCATTTAGATATGGTCATAACCACGGACACATCCGTGGCACATTTGTGTGGCGCTCTTGATAAAAAAGGTTTTGTTTTAGTGCCACATCCTGCGGATTGGCGTTGGGGACAAGAAGGAGATACTGCGCCTTGGTATCGTAGCTTAACTCTTTTGAGGCAAGAAGAACACGGAAATTGGCATACAGTGATGATGAAACTAAAAGAGCAATTAGAGCAATTGAGAGAAGGAAGAGAGACTTTAGGAGGAAGATGTTAA
- a CDS encoding TolC family protein produces the protein MFLRVSHNIFIFFVWMIASCTIVNADTSENEHDSIAKLNTFLAQKDGEAISNRVTLKQAVITAMKVNYRVMQAKERIFQAEHGTKEAYSDFLPKVDIVSGNTHKKSSGFDDQYYNQTRGDIVTSYNLFSSGEHSETVAKTYITKKEQEERLKGTLEEEIIKVIDAYFSVVYGKMAIEVNRNNYDKLLKILDIVKIKRELGAATVGDENSILASVSNAKTALINTESSYNNAKDYYEFLTNAKLEDLTPFETDFQTNLKPFDEVYDQIKKFNTDVNILETQIQSKQKDLLINSASQGLKIDFSMTNSRRFRDDMLKSASPSEGMNNDFIAEVTFSLNLYDGGKTEARAARIMSEASALVYNLEYTKQDTKWNSQKLFNSVQTNTKTIDTLTTEIDASNKMADAYWEKFRLSSQDLVTLLQAQRQVNNAELEKLRSEKSRVVDYFSLLAKQGKLIEHFGF, from the coding sequence GTGTTCTTACGTGTTTCTCACAATATTTTTATCTTTTTTGTATGGATGATAGCTTCGTGTACGATTGTAAATGCGGATACCAGTGAAAATGAACACGATAGTATCGCAAAACTGAATACCTTTCTTGCTCAAAAAGATGGTGAAGCAATCAGCAATCGTGTGACACTCAAGCAAGCAGTCATTACGGCGATGAAGGTGAATTACAGGGTCATGCAGGCAAAAGAACGTATTTTTCAAGCAGAGCATGGAACCAAAGAAGCGTATAGCGATTTTTTACCAAAAGTTGATATCGTCTCAGGCAATACCCATAAAAAATCATCAGGTTTTGACGATCAGTACTACAACCAAACACGAGGCGACATTGTAACCTCCTATAACCTTTTCTCATCAGGAGAACACAGTGAAACGGTCGCAAAAACCTACATTACGAAAAAAGAGCAAGAAGAGCGTTTAAAAGGAACACTTGAAGAGGAAATCATCAAAGTAATTGATGCCTATTTTAGCGTTGTGTATGGGAAAATGGCCATAGAGGTCAATCGCAATAATTACGATAAATTACTCAAAATTCTTGATATTGTCAAAATCAAACGAGAGCTTGGAGCTGCTACGGTTGGCGATGAAAATTCTATTTTAGCAAGTGTTTCCAATGCAAAAACAGCACTTATCAATACCGAGTCTTCGTACAATAATGCAAAAGATTATTATGAATTTTTAACCAACGCAAAACTGGAAGATTTAACGCCATTTGAAACAGACTTTCAAACCAATCTCAAACCATTTGATGAAGTCTATGATCAGATTAAAAAATTCAATACCGATGTCAATATTTTAGAAACGCAAATACAAAGCAAACAAAAAGACCTACTCATCAACAGCGCAAGCCAAGGTTTGAAGATTGATTTTTCGATGACAAATTCAAGACGTTTTCGTGATGATATGCTCAAAAGTGCCAGTCCATCTGAGGGGATGAATAATGATTTTATCGCTGAAGTGACGTTTAGCCTTAACCTTTATGATGGTGGTAAAACAGAAGCAAGAGCAGCTCGTATTATGAGTGAAGCGTCTGCTTTAGTGTATAACCTTGAATATACCAAGCAAGATACCAAGTGGAATTCCCAAAAACTCTTTAATTCCGTTCAGACCAATACAAAAACAATCGATACATTAACAACAGAAATTGACGCAAGTAATAAAATGGCTGATGCATATTGGGAAAAATTTAGACTTTCCAGTCAAGATTTGGTGACATTATTGCAAGCGCAAAGACAAGTCAATAATGCGGAGCTTGAAAAATTGCGCAGTGAGAAATCGCGTGTGGTTGATTATTTTTCGTTGTTAGCTAAGCAAGGAAAATTAATTGAGCATTTTGGTTTCTAA
- a CDS encoding MotA/TolQ/ExbB proton channel family protein translates to MKRIKILKAYFIIWLFIIYVVWVNIDLLSVFFMATVIFSSAILGLLAVGALYQTASGFGIMMLGGTFGALAYKKTGYEFYLKGIDSILPANIAHMLKTRKSQQKMLFTQEESRNIIEWLNSKFSKQKSYTSFFVNTAMLVGLLGTFVGLVEAIDSMGQIILGLNGDVDIKQIMQDFSGPLSGMAIGFGASLFGVVCAVILGMNGYILFRSQDTLISGVEDWLKDRIIDIAPEALGRTTTGSVSELPEQRKSFIDIFLEQMNHFTHEIAKLTKSNENFHAMSETLASMKTVMEAHSNTFQTIALTQANQVQKFDQFVAYTKDADSQKEKKQEADKTGLYALFETQNQLLHQTANTLLAVNNGVVNVNHKLEVEQQQNETMIALQQQDQAQHNASHQQLIDTLHTLTQNINAHAEANVLQLEQHTQKFDTMLNRFIDMASSLMQIFVQCEASHQVLLKSMALNEEQFGETRKAYAHFDTQMNLLKEQLSQELYALQTLNERVIFNHTDMQENHKSMFSMTERIASVLNVSQETLEALMGVQTALKAEANSASAEALNVAMTMEQTLHQQYDALKSFFVTHERFYDEYTEGKQALYNNFEKLHASFNLETQTTHALLQHSEMAYETYQKAFEDENKRLETLGMKLDVLEQTHREGLEQNKAFETLYNQTEQEKQAYIVSQLSQEMAQTNQKLLEMNASLKTIEEIIARLDKAHALQSGGVASEIKGFFSSFFHKNSNEQ, encoded by the coding sequence ATGAAGCGCATTAAAATTTTAAAAGCATATTTTATTATTTGGCTTTTTATTATTTACGTTGTATGGGTCAATATTGATTTATTGAGTGTCTTTTTTATGGCGACAGTCATCTTCAGTAGTGCTATTTTAGGACTTTTAGCAGTAGGTGCTTTGTACCAGACTGCAAGTGGATTTGGCATTATGATGTTGGGTGGAACATTTGGTGCATTGGCGTACAAAAAGACAGGATATGAGTTTTACCTTAAAGGCATTGACTCTATTCTTCCTGCAAACATCGCGCATATGCTTAAGACACGCAAGAGTCAGCAAAAGATGCTCTTCACACAAGAAGAATCCCGTAATATCATCGAATGGCTCAACAGTAAATTCAGTAAACAAAAATCCTATACCAGCTTTTTCGTCAATACCGCCATGCTTGTGGGTCTTCTTGGTACGTTTGTTGGCTTGGTCGAAGCTATTGATAGCATGGGGCAAATTATCTTGGGGCTCAATGGTGATGTTGATATCAAACAAATCATGCAAGATTTTTCTGGTCCACTTTCAGGTATGGCGATAGGTTTTGGCGCCTCTTTATTTGGTGTTGTGTGCGCGGTTATTTTAGGAATGAATGGTTATATTCTTTTTCGTTCACAAGACACACTGATCAGTGGTGTTGAGGATTGGCTTAAAGACAGAATTATTGATATCGCGCCAGAAGCACTTGGTAGAACAACAACAGGAAGCGTTTCCGAACTTCCAGAACAGCGCAAAAGCTTTATTGATATCTTTTTGGAGCAGATGAATCACTTCACACATGAAATTGCCAAATTAACAAAATCCAATGAAAATTTCCATGCCATGTCTGAAACACTCGCTTCCATGAAAACGGTTATGGAAGCTCACTCCAATACGTTTCAAACGATTGCCCTCACACAGGCAAATCAGGTGCAAAAATTTGATCAGTTTGTTGCATACACCAAAGATGCAGATAGCCAAAAAGAGAAAAAACAAGAAGCGGATAAAACAGGACTTTATGCACTTTTTGAGACACAAAATCAGCTTCTTCACCAAACCGCCAATACTCTTTTAGCCGTCAATAATGGTGTCGTAAACGTCAATCATAAGCTTGAAGTAGAACAACAACAAAATGAAACCATGATTGCCTTGCAACAACAAGACCAAGCCCAACACAACGCTTCACATCAACAGCTCATCGATACATTGCATACGCTTACTCAAAACATCAATGCGCATGCTGAGGCAAATGTACTTCAACTTGAACAACACACTCAAAAGTTTGACACTATGCTTAATCGCTTTATAGATATGGCGTCAAGCCTTATGCAGATTTTTGTGCAGTGTGAAGCCAGTCATCAAGTGCTCTTAAAGAGTATGGCGCTGAATGAAGAGCAGTTTGGTGAAACACGTAAAGCGTATGCTCATTTTGATACACAAATGAATCTGCTTAAAGAGCAATTGTCACAAGAACTTTATGCTTTGCAAACATTGAATGAGCGTGTTATTTTTAACCATACAGATATGCAAGAAAACCATAAAAGTATGTTTAGTATGACTGAACGCATTGCTTCTGTGTTGAATGTATCGCAAGAGACTCTAGAGGCCTTAATGGGTGTGCAAACAGCGTTGAAAGCAGAAGCCAACAGCGCATCAGCTGAGGCGTTGAATGTTGCAATGACGATGGAGCAAACCTTGCATCAACAGTATGATGCATTAAAATCCTTTTTTGTAACGCACGAGCGTTTTTATGACGAGTACACTGAGGGCAAGCAAGCGCTCTATAACAATTTTGAAAAGCTTCATGCATCATTCAATCTTGAGACACAAACCACGCATGCGTTACTCCAACACTCTGAAATGGCGTATGAAACGTATCAAAAAGCATTTGAAGATGAGAATAAACGCCTTGAAACATTAGGAATGAAGCTTGATGTATTAGAGCAAACACATCGCGAAGGGCTGGAGCAAAATAAGGCATTTGAAACACTTTATAATCAAACTGAGCAGGAAAAACAAGCATACATTGTCAGTCAGTTAAGTCAAGAAATGGCGCAAACCAATCAAAAACTTTTAGAGATGAATGCATCACTCAAAACCATTGAGGAGATTATTGCACGATTGGACAAAGCGCATGCATTACAGAGCGGTGGCGTTGCTAGTGAGATCAAGGGCTTTTTCAGTTCCTTTTTTCATAAAAATTCAAATGAACAATAA